One Rhea pennata isolate bPtePen1 chromosome 3, bPtePen1.pri, whole genome shotgun sequence DNA segment encodes these proteins:
- the POMC gene encoding pro-opiomelanocortin codes for MPSPLWSLPVLLGLLLGHPAATHGPCWESPKCQDLATEAGVLVCAKACRADLSAEAPVYPGNGHLQPLFESVRKYVMSHFRWNKFGRRNSSSGGGGRKREELPGSPLPPAAPGAPPARRGGSEEEEGAGPEREESKRSYSMEHFRWGKPVGRKRRPVKVYPNGAEDESAESFPLEFRRELPAGGTLPAEQQQQQQQEEEEEEEEGGSRGTRRFRWQEPPKDKRYGGFMTSERSQTPLVTLFRNAIVKTAYKKGQ; via the exons ATGCCGAGCCCGCTCTGGAGCCTGcccgtgctgctggggctgctgctgggccaccCCGCCGCCACCCACGGGCCCTGCTGGGAGAGCCCCAAATGCCAGGACCTCGCCACCGAGGCCGGCGTTTTG GTGTGCGCCAAGGCGTGCCGCGCCGACCTCTCGGCCGAGGCGCCCGTGTACCCGGGCAACGGGCACCTGCAGCCGCTCTTCGAGAGCGTCCGCAAGTACGTCATGAGCCACTTCCGCTGGAACAAGTTCGGCcgcaggaacagcagcagcggcggcggcgggcgcaaGCGGGAAGAGCTGCCGGGCAGCCCgctcccgccggcggcccccggcgccccgccggcccggcgcggcggcagcgaggAAGAGGAAGGCGCCGGGCCAGAGCGGGAGGAGAGCAAACGCTCCTACTCCATGGAGCACTTCCGCTGGGGGAAGCCGGTGGGCCGCAAGAGGAGACCCGTCAAGGTCTACCCCAACGGCGCGGAGGACGAGTCCGCCGAGAGCTTCCCGCTGGAGTTCCGGCGGGAGCTGCCGGCCGGCGGGACGCTCCCCgcggagcagcagcagcagcagcagcaggaggaggaggaggaggaggaggaaggcggcTCCCGCGGGACGCGCCGCTTCCGCTGGCAGGAGCCCCCCAAGGACAAGCGCTACGGGGGCTTCATGACCTCCGAGCGCAGCCAGACGCCTCTAGTGACTCTTTTCAGAAACGCCATCGTCAAAACCGCCTACAAAAAGGGCCAGTAa